The following coding sequences are from one Bradyrhizobium sp. WSM471 window:
- a CDS encoding NAD(P)/FAD-dependent oxidoreductase: MTADSNVTEPIAAAGLLTIVADIAIVGGGLAGSLAAAVLARSGHRVALVDKRAIHPDEFRVEKIGGHQLEMLRKLGFLDALDKVACRYDQVLNIREGKVVDVSVGRAYGLPYADLVAMARSQLLDPASLIVDEVTAVNCSDDAQHVELASGRRITARLVVLATGMAGVLGYKLGIKRRVLAERHSVSFGFTIARRDDAPFDFEALTCYGERTADGIDYLSLFPVRAGMRANLFMFRDPTDPIMRELRREPEATVLRLLPGLRPYLGDFHVTDRVQNWVMDLSVVEGHLQPGVVLIGDAFQTNCPAAGTGVARLLVDVDRLCTEYAPRWLVTEGMSRDKISEFYSDPDKVAADQQSLKMAHFRQALTSRNDIGWDVRRRLHFLRRRITHRVDQMRPGWLAHVRSALRA, translated from the coding sequence ATGACGGCGGATAGCAACGTAACCGAGCCGATTGCCGCAGCCGGCCTTTTGACGATCGTCGCCGACATCGCGATCGTTGGCGGCGGCCTCGCGGGCTCGCTCGCGGCGGCCGTGCTCGCGCGGTCGGGGCATCGTGTCGCTCTCGTCGACAAGCGCGCGATCCATCCGGACGAGTTCCGGGTCGAGAAAATCGGCGGCCATCAGCTGGAGATGTTGCGCAAGCTTGGCTTCCTCGACGCGCTCGACAAGGTAGCCTGCAGATATGATCAGGTGCTCAATATCAGGGAAGGCAAGGTGGTCGATGTCAGCGTCGGCCGGGCTTATGGACTTCCGTATGCCGATCTCGTCGCCATGGCGCGCAGTCAATTGCTTGATCCGGCCAGTCTGATTGTCGACGAGGTCACTGCCGTCAACTGTAGCGACGATGCTCAGCATGTCGAGCTTGCGTCCGGACGGCGTATAACTGCTCGCCTCGTCGTGCTGGCCACGGGCATGGCGGGCGTTCTCGGCTACAAGCTCGGCATCAAGCGGCGCGTGCTGGCGGAGCGCCATTCGGTCTCGTTCGGCTTCACGATCGCCCGCCGGGATGATGCGCCGTTCGACTTCGAGGCGCTGACCTGTTACGGCGAGCGCACGGCGGATGGCATCGATTATCTCAGCCTGTTTCCCGTGCGTGCCGGCATGCGGGCAAATCTCTTCATGTTCCGCGACCCGACCGATCCGATCATGCGCGAGCTGCGTCGCGAACCGGAAGCGACGGTTCTGCGCCTGCTGCCCGGATTGCGGCCTTACCTCGGCGACTTCCACGTGACCGACCGGGTGCAGAATTGGGTGATGGACCTGTCGGTCGTGGAAGGACATCTCCAGCCCGGCGTCGTTCTCATCGGCGATGCGTTCCAGACCAATTGCCCTGCCGCCGGCACGGGCGTTGCCCGCCTGCTGGTCGACGTCGACCGCCTCTGCACCGAATATGCGCCGCGTTGGCTAGTGACCGAGGGCATGAGCCGGGACAAGATTTCGGAATTCTATTCTGATCCCGACAAGGTCGCGGCGGACCAGCAATCACTGAAGATGGCGCACTTCCGGCAGGCCCTGACGTCCCGCAACGATATCGGCTGGGACGTGCGGCGGCGGCTGCACTTCCTGCGACGCAGGATCACCCACCGGGTCGATCAGATGCGGCCGGGCTGGCTTGCACATGTTCGAAGCGCGCTACGCGCCTGA
- a CDS encoding NAD(P)-dependent oxidoreductase: MTDAPKNIAFIGIGKMGLPMSGLIAKAGYAVTAFDRSAARLDEARAQGISIAASPAEAVGGKAAIVTSLPDDAALRSALLGPTGLIAAMAAGSVLIETSTVSVEASAEVDVTAQARGVFYLRAPVSGNASIVHTGALSCFVSGPKDAYENAKPLLAAFTRAQTYLGPGEEARYAKLAVNLMIAVSAAMMAESLALARKGGIGWQDILKVLDDSAVASPMVKYKTAPLRNRDFDSTFSCRQMAKDLDLILGAGHAVGVPLQLAAQVRETYGSLVAQGDGDADFIATVKHIERLSGLGEPKL; the protein is encoded by the coding sequence ATGACAGACGCTCCTAAAAACATCGCCTTCATCGGGATCGGCAAGATGGGCCTGCCGATGTCGGGACTCATCGCCAAAGCCGGTTACGCCGTGACCGCGTTCGACCGGAGCGCCGCACGGCTCGACGAGGCGCGCGCGCAAGGCATTTCGATTGCCGCTTCACCGGCCGAGGCCGTGGGCGGCAAGGCCGCGATCGTCACGTCCTTGCCCGATGACGCTGCCTTGCGCAGCGCATTGCTCGGTCCCACCGGCCTCATCGCCGCGATGGCTGCCGGATCTGTCCTGATCGAGACCAGCACCGTGAGCGTCGAGGCTTCCGCAGAGGTCGACGTCACTGCACAGGCGCGCGGTGTCTTCTACCTGCGTGCGCCGGTCTCGGGCAATGCCAGCATCGTCCACACCGGCGCGCTGAGCTGCTTCGTCTCGGGCCCGAAGGACGCCTACGAAAACGCAAAGCCGCTTCTCGCCGCCTTCACCCGCGCCCAGACCTATCTCGGGCCCGGTGAGGAAGCGCGATATGCCAAGCTCGCGGTCAATCTGATGATCGCGGTGTCGGCCGCGATGATGGCGGAGAGCCTGGCGCTGGCGCGCAAGGGTGGCATCGGCTGGCAGGACATTCTGAAAGTTCTCGACGACAGCGCCGTGGCCTCACCGATGGTGAAGTACAAAACCGCCCCACTGCGTAACCGCGATTTCGACTCGACCTTCTCCTGCAGGCAGATGGCCAAGGATCTCGACTTGATCCTCGGCGCCGGCCACGCCGTCGGCGTGCCGCTTCAGCTCGCCGCCCAAGTGCGCGAGACCTATGGCTCGCTGGTCGCGCAGGGCGACGGCGACGCCGACTTCATCGCGACCGTCAAGCACATCGAGCGGCTGTCCGGCCTCGGCGAGCCCAAACTCTGA
- a CDS encoding GNAT family N-acetyltransferase, which produces MNRPSNTFDIAIEQGFDFLSPDYAELFDNSAATAFQHPLWLDTLYTRLASHAGATPLVVVVRHRATGALAMVLPLLRIRRGPIRTVEFADLRVSDYLAPVCSPQVFSELLKDESACAELRCLVRPFDLLRMTKLPDGRLPIENLLAAPRRIAMETNAYATVLVAPFEQWRASALDRSYQKELAKKARQLQKKGDLSFSSCSDSASVIEVLDVMRKFRGPRFQAHGDGDLLQRAEYYGFYSDVAHRGLGSFVRLYAMKMNGEVIAAVLGLCHQGSFLVIMGAFDIAGYKSQSLGALMFEQVAKDCIERGDRMLDFTIGDEPYKKQFGAQPSPMWTVTQAGSTVGAISLFALKQAPWLKLAAKRMSEFRFLPTRTSTPTR; this is translated from the coding sequence ATGAACAGACCTAGCAACACATTCGACATCGCCATCGAGCAGGGATTCGACTTCCTGTCGCCGGACTACGCAGAGCTCTTTGACAACTCGGCGGCCACCGCGTTCCAGCATCCGCTCTGGCTCGACACCCTCTACACCAGGCTCGCGTCTCATGCGGGCGCAACTCCTCTGGTTGTCGTGGTCCGCCACCGCGCGACGGGCGCCCTTGCGATGGTGCTGCCCTTGCTGCGGATCCGGCGCGGCCCGATACGGACCGTCGAATTCGCCGACCTCCGCGTTTCCGACTATCTGGCGCCGGTGTGCAGCCCGCAGGTATTTTCCGAGCTGCTCAAGGACGAGAGTGCGTGCGCAGAGCTCCGGTGCCTCGTCCGCCCGTTCGATCTGCTCCGGATGACCAAGCTGCCGGACGGACGGCTTCCGATCGAGAACCTTCTGGCTGCGCCCCGCCGCATAGCGATGGAGACCAATGCCTACGCCACCGTTCTCGTCGCGCCGTTCGAGCAATGGCGCGCCAGTGCGTTGGATCGTTCCTACCAGAAGGAGCTCGCAAAGAAAGCCCGGCAGCTCCAGAAGAAGGGGGACTTGAGTTTTTCATCCTGCAGCGATAGCGCCTCCGTCATCGAGGTGCTGGATGTCATGAGGAAATTTCGCGGGCCGCGCTTTCAGGCACATGGCGACGGCGATCTGCTCCAGCGCGCCGAATATTACGGCTTCTATTCTGACGTGGCGCACCGCGGCCTCGGCTCCTTTGTCCGGCTCTATGCGATGAAGATGAACGGCGAGGTAATCGCGGCCGTGCTCGGACTCTGCCATCAAGGCAGCTTCCTCGTGATCATGGGCGCCTTCGACATTGCCGGATACAAAAGCCAGTCCTTGGGCGCACTGATGTTCGAGCAGGTGGCGAAGGATTGCATCGAGCGCGGGGATCGGATGCTCGATTTCACCATCGGCGACGAGCCCTACAAGAAGCAGTTCGGCGCGCAGCCTTCGCCGATGTGGACGGTCACGCAGGCCGGCAGCACCGTGGGCGCCATTTCCTTGTTCGCGCTGAAACAGGCTCCCTGGCTCAAACTGGCCGCCAAGCGAATGTCGGAATTCAGGTTCCTGCCGACCCGAACTTCAACGCCCACGCGCTGA
- a CDS encoding Dabb family protein, which yields MSGPIRHIVMWQLRGETLAERSAARVKVKSLFEGLRGRIDGLTHIEVGLDVSDVDYACDVVLFSEFTDHAALQAYATHPEHLRVREALGDLRIGRFQVDYPIKETGA from the coding sequence ATGTCGGGCCCGATCAGGCACATCGTGATGTGGCAGCTGCGCGGGGAGACGCTCGCGGAGCGTTCCGCCGCCCGGGTCAAGGTCAAGTCCCTGTTTGAGGGGCTGCGCGGCCGGATCGACGGCCTCACCCATATCGAGGTCGGCCTCGATGTCAGCGATGTCGACTACGCCTGCGACGTCGTTCTGTTCTCCGAATTCACGGACCACGCTGCGCTCCAGGCCTACGCCACCCACCCGGAACATTTGCGCGTGCGCGAGGCGCTGGGCGACTTGCGGATCGGACGCTTCCAGGTCGATTATCCCATCAAAGAGACCGGCGCATGA
- a CDS encoding LysR family transcriptional regulator — MDRLLQLEVFAKTAELGSLSKAAEALRMSNAAASRHLSALEERLAVRLIERNTRRLWLTEAGQELLERSSRVLSELAEAEDIVSDRALSPQGMLRVTSSLSFAVIYLAPMLPAFRARYPKLNMQITTANRYSDFIEAGIDVAIRTREQEPDSNIIVRRIGQMRRVLAASPSYLASCGEPEQPVDLARHNMLVYNLANDPYSLRLRKGNGAQTVRITPTLDSNDGQVIRGAALAGLGILIQPLYIVQSDIAAGRLVPVLLDWELPLLTMNIAYQNRAGLPAKIRVFSDFLVSHIREHSLPGIWIDAAK, encoded by the coding sequence ATGGACCGCCTGCTCCAGTTGGAAGTGTTCGCCAAGACGGCCGAGCTCGGCAGCCTGTCCAAAGCTGCCGAAGCCCTGCGCATGTCGAATGCTGCCGCGAGCCGCCATCTCAGCGCGCTCGAGGAGCGTCTTGCGGTGCGGCTTATCGAGCGCAACACTCGTCGGCTGTGGTTGACGGAGGCGGGGCAGGAACTGCTGGAGCGCTCCAGTCGCGTCTTGAGCGAATTGGCGGAGGCCGAGGACATCGTCAGCGATCGCGCGCTGTCGCCGCAGGGCATGCTGCGGGTGACGAGCTCGCTGTCCTTTGCGGTGATCTATCTGGCGCCGATGCTGCCCGCCTTCCGCGCGCGCTATCCGAAGCTCAATATGCAGATCACCACCGCGAACCGGTACTCCGATTTCATCGAGGCCGGCATCGACGTGGCGATCAGGACGCGCGAGCAGGAGCCGGATTCGAACATCATCGTTCGCCGCATCGGCCAGATGCGGCGGGTGCTCGCTGCTTCGCCGTCATATCTCGCAAGCTGCGGCGAGCCGGAGCAGCCGGTCGATCTCGCGCGTCACAACATGCTGGTCTACAATCTCGCCAACGATCCCTATTCGCTGCGCCTGCGCAAAGGCAACGGCGCGCAGACTGTTCGCATCACGCCGACGCTCGACAGCAATGACGGCCAGGTCATCCGCGGCGCTGCACTGGCGGGGCTCGGCATTCTCATCCAGCCGCTCTACATCGTGCAAAGCGATATCGCGGCGGGCCGCCTCGTCCCGGTCCTGTTGGACTGGGAGCTGCCACTGCTCACGATGAACATCGCTTACCAGAACCGTGCCGGACTGCCCGCCAAGATCAGGGTCTTTTCCGACTTCCTGGTCAGCCACATTCGCGAGCATTCGCTGCCGGGGATCTGGATCGACGCGGCGAAGTGA
- a CDS encoding lipopolysaccharide biosynthesis protein: MIESIVQFMRRDVTRGVAGTILLKVGSGALAFALFSLAARTMSPDGFGIFATWLSVAQMAAVVGLVGQESLLVRFLNEYRVGNQPDLTKGVLLSSLKISSVAMLIAIGAIAIGANIKGASWLLVLAVSAYTAVNAGLMLGSQIARSLVSILMGEGNREFFWRVSVVLFLLAIMFGHRQLDPAELIAVMTIAMSVGLIAQIIAIARVLPDFRGTAAGSETSRWRSSALHFWAASILEAANQYFDVILVYWMLDPATAGIYFAASRLANIFAMLSAALYSFGARRLPSLYFSKNHREFERTLRLMAEVTAVCVVSGLLLIWVGGPHLLNLFGPHFAAQHWVLIVLAIGTAFQAAGGPSAAILQLTGYEREYVPVIAGNVALRLVGFLVLIPWLGVLGAAISATVSLALATIALNILCRRRTGVDPSILGLLRFSASKPSAYAVRGADSGE; the protein is encoded by the coding sequence ATGATCGAATCCATCGTCCAGTTCATGCGGCGCGACGTGACGCGCGGTGTTGCCGGAACCATCCTTCTCAAGGTTGGTAGCGGCGCACTTGCGTTCGCATTGTTCTCGCTTGCGGCACGAACGATGTCGCCCGATGGGTTCGGCATCTTTGCGACCTGGCTTTCGGTGGCCCAGATGGCAGCGGTCGTCGGACTGGTGGGCCAGGAATCGCTGCTGGTGCGATTCCTGAACGAGTATCGGGTGGGAAATCAGCCCGATCTCACCAAAGGCGTGCTGCTGTCGAGCCTCAAAATTTCCTCGGTCGCGATGTTGATTGCGATCGGCGCAATCGCGATCGGCGCGAACATCAAAGGCGCCTCGTGGCTGCTGGTTCTCGCGGTGTCGGCCTACACGGCCGTGAATGCGGGACTGATGCTTGGCAGCCAGATCGCACGCTCTCTGGTCAGCATTCTCATGGGCGAAGGAAACAGGGAGTTCTTCTGGCGCGTCAGCGTCGTGCTGTTCCTGCTCGCAATCATGTTCGGCCATCGCCAGCTCGATCCCGCCGAATTGATCGCTGTGATGACGATCGCCATGTCGGTCGGACTGATTGCACAGATCATCGCGATTGCGCGAGTTCTGCCGGATTTCCGCGGCACGGCGGCGGGGTCCGAGACGTCGCGCTGGAGATCGAGCGCGCTTCATTTCTGGGCCGCATCCATCCTCGAAGCCGCGAACCAGTATTTCGACGTCATTCTGGTCTACTGGATGCTGGACCCGGCGACCGCCGGAATTTACTTTGCCGCTTCGCGCCTGGCCAACATCTTCGCCATGCTGTCGGCCGCACTGTACAGTTTTGGCGCACGTCGGCTCCCGTCGCTGTACTTCAGCAAGAATCACCGGGAATTCGAGCGAACGTTGCGGCTCATGGCGGAAGTGACCGCGGTGTGCGTGGTCAGCGGACTTCTCCTGATCTGGGTTGGAGGTCCCCATCTGCTCAACCTGTTCGGGCCGCATTTCGCTGCGCAGCACTGGGTCTTGATCGTGCTCGCGATCGGAACGGCGTTCCAGGCGGCGGGCGGTCCGTCTGCGGCGATCTTGCAGCTGACCGGCTATGAGCGCGAGTATGTCCCCGTGATCGCCGGGAACGTAGCGCTGCGGCTGGTGGGATTTCTCGTCCTCATTCCCTGGCTCGGCGTTCTTGGCGCCGCGATCTCGGCCACTGTGTCGCTCGCGCTCGCGACCATCGCCCTCAACATCCTCTGTCGCCGGCGAACCGGGGTCGATCCTTCGATTCTGGGCCTCTTGCGCTTCTCGGCATCCAAGCCTAGCGCCTACGCGGTCCGTGGTGCTGACTCCGGCGAATAG
- a CDS encoding ABC transporter substrate-binding protein: MKISFARASLLVACVLYGNAAHADIKIGIVISASGPGSALGQPQLKTVAALPKEIGGEKVTYIVLDDESDSTKGIQNARRLVIQDKVDVLVGSSLTPVTMPMLDVALESQTPLLSLAAATAIVQPMDEKRAWAFKVVPNDDLMAAAILKHIATSGVKTLGYIGVSDGYGEGYYKEVSRLAPALGLTVTTHEVYARADTSVTGQALKVMSTNPDAVFIASAGTPAVLPQQALRERGYAGKIFQTHGVASEEFIKLGGANVEGAVFAGEAFTIAADLPAGDPFRRSTEEFVTAYEAANGQKPNMFAAHLWDVVALIGKAAPDALKMAKPGTIEFRAALRDALERGQNIYLNNGLSNMSKADHNGYDERSAFLIKVEGGKFRLAK, from the coding sequence ATGAAGATCAGTTTCGCGCGAGCCTCGCTTCTTGTGGCATGCGTCCTCTATGGAAATGCTGCTCACGCGGACATCAAAATTGGAATCGTGATTTCGGCAAGCGGCCCCGGATCCGCGCTGGGACAGCCGCAGCTCAAGACGGTTGCAGCTCTTCCGAAAGAGATCGGTGGAGAGAAGGTGACCTATATCGTCCTGGACGACGAGTCGGATTCGACCAAAGGCATCCAGAACGCACGCCGGCTGGTGATCCAGGACAAGGTCGACGTGCTGGTCGGCTCCTCTCTGACCCCGGTGACCATGCCGATGCTGGATGTCGCGCTTGAATCGCAGACGCCGCTGCTGTCGCTCGCTGCCGCTACCGCCATCGTTCAACCAATGGATGAGAAGCGCGCCTGGGCTTTCAAGGTCGTTCCCAATGACGACCTCATGGCGGCTGCCATCCTCAAGCATATCGCGACATCAGGCGTGAAGACGCTCGGCTATATCGGCGTTTCGGATGGGTATGGCGAAGGCTACTACAAGGAGGTGAGCCGCCTCGCGCCTGCGTTGGGGCTGACCGTGACCACACATGAGGTCTACGCGCGCGCCGACACCAGCGTCACCGGTCAGGCGCTGAAGGTGATGTCGACCAATCCCGATGCCGTCTTCATCGCGTCCGCAGGAACTCCGGCGGTCTTGCCGCAGCAGGCGCTCCGCGAGCGCGGATACGCCGGGAAGATATTTCAAACACACGGCGTAGCCAGTGAGGAGTTCATCAAGCTCGGTGGCGCGAACGTCGAAGGTGCGGTATTCGCAGGCGAGGCATTTACCATTGCCGCCGATCTTCCCGCGGGAGATCCATTCCGTCGCTCGACGGAGGAGTTCGTGACCGCGTATGAAGCGGCGAACGGGCAAAAGCCCAACATGTTCGCTGCTCACCTCTGGGATGTCGTGGCGCTGATCGGAAAAGCTGCGCCGGATGCGCTGAAGATGGCAAAGCCTGGCACAATCGAATTTCGCGCGGCTCTGCGGGACGCACTCGAGCGTGGGCAGAACATCTATCTCAACAACGGGCTGTCGAACATGAGCAAGGCCGATCACAATGGCTATGATGAGCGTTCGGCCTTTCTGATCAAGGTCGAAGGCGGAAAGTTTCGCCTGGCAAAGTAG
- a CDS encoding amidohydrolase family protein, which translates to MRRTLIKSALIISMDDAIGDLPRGDVLIEGSRIVDLRPSIDIGGGATETEIVDGAGRIVIPGLINAHMHTWQTGLRGYAANWTLLEYFRRMHAGFATVFRPEDIHIASLVGALNQINQGTTTLVDWCHNNPTPDHTDAAVRGLIESGIRAAFFHGSPKPEPKPGEPHFSEIPHPRHEVERLLAGPLADRDGLVTLGLAILGPHYSTLDVAMHDFRMAREFKLIASMHQGGGPAKTPGGWEKLIGAGLVGAGTNIVHGNDLPDDLLDRMVDLGVSFSVTPENEMIQGHGFPITGRLLKRGVRPTIGIDLESVLAGDLFSAARVALSMQRALDNTESRKASGTIPATTTIPVREALRWITTEGARMLGREDQIGSLTPGKLADLVIIDCSDLNLVPVHDPVSTVVMQTSLANIEAVMIGGVWKKRNGRLLADGLEAKKQLLVQSGRRLVHDIERQGQAA; encoded by the coding sequence ATGCGGCGCACGCTGATCAAATCCGCGCTCATCATCAGCATGGATGACGCGATCGGCGATTTACCTCGCGGCGACGTGCTGATCGAGGGGAGCCGCATCGTTGATTTGCGTCCATCGATCGACATCGGCGGCGGCGCGACTGAGACCGAGATCGTCGACGGCGCCGGCCGCATCGTCATCCCCGGCCTGATCAACGCCCATATGCACACCTGGCAGACGGGCCTGCGCGGCTATGCCGCCAACTGGACGCTGCTGGAATATTTCCGCCGCATGCATGCCGGGTTCGCAACGGTGTTCCGGCCCGAGGACATCCATATCGCGAGCTTGGTGGGCGCGCTGAACCAGATCAACCAAGGTACCACCACGCTGGTCGACTGGTGCCACAACAATCCGACGCCCGATCATACCGACGCCGCCGTGCGCGGCCTGATCGAGAGCGGTATCCGCGCGGCCTTCTTCCACGGCTCGCCCAAGCCCGAGCCGAAACCGGGCGAGCCGCATTTCTCGGAGATCCCGCATCCACGCCATGAGGTCGAGCGACTGCTGGCGGGGCCCCTCGCCGACCGCGACGGCCTGGTCACGCTTGGGCTCGCCATCCTCGGCCCGCACTATTCGACGCTCGATGTCGCCATGCACGATTTCCGCATGGCGCGCGAGTTCAAGCTGATCGCATCGATGCATCAGGGCGGTGGTCCCGCCAAGACGCCCGGGGGCTGGGAGAAGCTGATCGGGGCCGGCCTCGTCGGCGCGGGCACCAACATCGTCCATGGCAACGATCTGCCGGACGATCTGCTGGACCGGATGGTTGATCTCGGCGTCTCCTTCTCGGTGACGCCGGAGAACGAGATGATCCAGGGCCACGGCTTTCCGATCACCGGACGGCTGCTCAAGCGCGGCGTGCGGCCGACCATCGGCATCGATCTGGAATCCGTGCTGGCCGGCGACCTCTTCTCCGCCGCGCGCGTTGCGCTCTCGATGCAGCGGGCACTCGACAACACCGAGTCGCGCAAGGCCAGCGGCACCATTCCGGCCACGACCACGATCCCCGTCCGCGAGGCGCTGCGCTGGATCACGACGGAAGGCGCCCGCATGCTCGGTCGCGAGGACCAGATCGGCTCGCTGACACCGGGCAAGCTCGCCGACCTCGTCATCATCGATTGCTCCGATCTCAACCTCGTCCCGGTGCACGATCCCGTTTCCACCGTAGTGATGCAGACGAGCCTTGCCAATATCGAGGCCGTGATGATCGGCGGCGTGTGGAAGAAGCGGAATGGTCGGCTGCTGGCCGACGGCCTGGAGGCGAAAAAGCAACTGCTCGTGCAATCCGGCCGGCGGCTGGTGCACGACATCGAACGACAGGGACAAGCCGCCTAA
- a CDS encoding maleylacetate reductase, translated as MIGTFTFENLPCRVVFGSGTLASAKAEVERLGGKRALVLTTPQQETQGKSLGAALGPLYAGIFPGATMHTPVEVTERALAAMKACEADCVISLGGGSTTGLGKALALRTGINQLCIPTTYAGSEMTPIVGQTENGLKTTVRDAAILPETVIYDVDLTLTLPASLAATSGINAIAHAAEALYARDTNPVTSLMAEEGIRALARALPTIAAKSDDREARTEALYGAWLCGVCLGTVGMALHHKLCHTLGGTFDLPHAETHTIVLPHALAYNAPAVPNAMARISRAIGAADASQGLFELAKRLGAKVALRDIGMPESGIDKAADLAVTNAYWNPRPLERDAIRDLIARAWAGEPPGVTKAVA; from the coding sequence ATGATCGGTACATTCACCTTTGAAAACCTGCCCTGCCGCGTCGTGTTCGGCAGTGGAACGCTTGCCTCGGCCAAGGCCGAAGTCGAGCGGCTCGGCGGCAAGCGCGCGCTGGTGCTGACGACGCCGCAGCAGGAGACGCAAGGCAAAAGCCTGGGCGCGGCACTCGGTCCGCTCTACGCCGGCATTTTTCCGGGCGCGACCATGCACACGCCGGTCGAGGTCACGGAGCGGGCGCTCGCGGCGATGAAGGCGTGCGAGGCCGACTGCGTCATTTCCCTCGGTGGCGGATCCACGACCGGCCTCGGCAAGGCACTGGCCTTGCGCACCGGAATCAACCAGCTCTGTATTCCCACCACCTATGCCGGTTCGGAGATGACGCCGATCGTCGGCCAGACCGAGAACGGACTGAAGACCACGGTACGCGACGCCGCCATCCTGCCCGAGACGGTGATCTACGATGTCGATCTCACTTTGACGCTGCCGGCGAGCCTGGCCGCGACCTCCGGCATCAACGCGATCGCGCATGCGGCCGAAGCGCTCTACGCGCGCGACACCAATCCTGTCACGTCGCTGATGGCAGAAGAGGGCATTCGCGCTTTGGCACGTGCCCTGCCCACGATTGCCGCGAAAAGCGATGATCGCGAGGCTCGCACCGAAGCACTGTATGGCGCCTGGCTATGCGGCGTCTGCCTTGGCACCGTCGGCATGGCGCTGCATCACAAGCTCTGCCACACGCTCGGCGGCACCTTCGACTTGCCGCATGCCGAGACCCACACCATCGTGCTGCCGCACGCGCTGGCCTACAACGCCCCGGCCGTGCCCAACGCCATGGCGCGGATCTCGCGCGCAATCGGCGCCGCCGATGCATCGCAAGGACTTTTCGAGCTCGCCAAGCGCCTGGGTGCGAAGGTCGCATTGCGCGACATCGGCATGCCCGAAAGCGGCATCGACAAGGCCGCGGATCTCGCGGTCACCAACGCCTACTGGAACCCGCGCCCGCTCGAACGCGACGCCATCCGCGATCTGATCGCGCGCGCCTGGGCCGGCGAGCCGCCCGGCGTCACCAAAGCGGTGGCTTGA
- a CDS encoding glycosyltransferase family 4 protein has product MLHYQPSKALGETTATALPPANGSGRKLHVLLVQTQAENAGAQEISRLLGAGLTARGYRVTNLFFFRKSDSFDEPPDTIYCASSRPGNPLALLQMLWTLGSHIRATRPDAVLTFQHFGNVIGAGVARLICRAPVIANQVSSALSMSWPVRMADIVMGSLGFFDRITLNSLDMQREYTRYPRAYRARMVHVPHGFDDKALTLTKQAARQKFNLPPDRTLLGCAARLHPHKRLDAAIRLLPDQPSWHLALAGQGADEARLRQLADELKVSDRLHLLGEITPRQMAEFLAALDVFVFPTQAETFGLAAVEAANAGVPSVVTDLPVLREVLSVEGKPTALFVDASDHAKLSAAVSRLLTDQRLSDELRQNAKGLKLRYSVDAMVEEYVRILGQVI; this is encoded by the coding sequence GTGCTCCATTATCAGCCAAGCAAGGCGTTGGGCGAGACGACTGCGACAGCACTCCCGCCGGCCAACGGTAGCGGACGAAAGCTGCACGTGCTTCTCGTGCAGACCCAGGCCGAGAACGCCGGTGCGCAGGAGATCTCGCGCCTGCTTGGCGCCGGGCTGACCGCCCGCGGCTATCGCGTCACCAATCTGTTCTTCTTCCGCAAGTCGGATTCGTTCGATGAGCCGCCCGACACGATCTATTGCGCGTCGAGCCGGCCGGGAAATCCGCTGGCGCTGCTGCAAATGCTGTGGACGCTCGGCAGCCATATCAGGGCCACCAGGCCCGACGCCGTTCTGACGTTTCAGCACTTCGGCAATGTCATCGGCGCCGGCGTGGCGCGCCTGATCTGCCGCGCGCCCGTCATCGCCAATCAGGTTTCATCCGCGCTGTCGATGAGCTGGCCGGTCCGCATGGCCGACATCGTCATGGGCAGCCTCGGCTTCTTCGACCGCATCACGCTCAACTCGCTGGACATGCAGCGCGAGTATACGCGCTACCCCAGGGCCTATCGCGCGCGCATGGTGCACGTCCCGCACGGCTTCGACGACAAGGCCCTCACCCTGACTAAGCAAGCCGCGCGACAGAAATTCAACCTGCCGCCGGATCGCACCCTGCTCGGCTGCGCAGCAAGATTGCACCCGCACAAGCGGCTCGACGCGGCGATACGTCTGTTGCCGGATCAACCCTCCTGGCACCTCGCACTGGCCGGCCAGGGAGCCGACGAGGCCCGGCTGCGGCAGTTGGCGGATGAGCTGAAAGTATCGGACAGGCTGCATCTGCTCGGCGAAATCACCCCGCGCCAGATGGCGGAGTTTCTCGCCGCTCTCGACGTGTTCGTATTTCCGACGCAGGCGGAGACCTTCGGCCTGGCCGCTGTCGAGGCCGCAAACGCCGGCGTTCCCTCGGTCGTCACCGATCTCCCGGTCTTGCGCGAGGTGTTGTCCGTCGAAGGGAAGCCGACGGCGCTGTTCGTCGATGCCTCCGATCATGCCAAGCTGTCGGCCGCCGTCTCCAGGCTCCTGACGGACCAACGACTGAGCGACGAGCTGCGACAAAACGCCAAAGGTCTGAAGCTGCGCTATTCAGTGGACGCCATGGTGGAGGAATACGTTCGGATTCTCGGCCAGGTCATTTGA